The following are from one region of the Methanofollis sp. genome:
- a CDS encoding spore germination protein GerW family protein, which produces MTGDEMIRVTAEELRNFVSAKAIIGDPLDLGDKVVFAIAGFGFGFGAAAGRGNAPSGEGGGGEGGGAGAGVEPVALLVVHKDVKGPEGVQIFSLKKKGPIAEIIESVGEVIPSMVERVASKVTTPEKGEAKEKRTEQGTE; this is translated from the coding sequence ATGACAGGCGACGAAATGATCAGGGTAACGGCGGAAGAACTCCGCAACTTCGTATCGGCAAAGGCTATCATCGGCGATCCGCTCGACCTCGGCGACAAGGTCGTCTTTGCGATCGCAGGCTTCGGCTTCGGCTTCGGAGCCGCTGCAGGGAGGGGCAATGCCCCGAGCGGCGAAGGTGGTGGCGGCGAAGGCGGCGGTGCCGGGGCCGGTGTCGAACCGGTCGCTCTCCTTGTCGTCCACAAGGACGTGAAGGGACCCGAAGGAGTGCAGATCTTTTCTCTCAAGAAGAAGGGACCGATCGCCGAGATCATCGAGAGTGTCGGGGAGGTCATCCCCTCGATGGTCGAGCGGGTAGCCTCGAAGGTCACCACGCCCGAAAAGGGCGAGGCAAAG